The genomic stretch CTGGGCTTTATATTCAGATCGACAATAAATACCTGAAGATTGCTCATCCTTACcagcttctgtttgttttgtttttaatcctgaAGTTTTACATGGACGGATGGCAAATTAAACAGCAGTAACTTGGTCATTCTGTCTGGCCAAGTGGTGGAGCACTTTGATCTGGAGTTCCGAATCCTGTATGCACAGTCAAAGCCCATCAGCTCCAAACTCCTGTCCAACTTCCGAAGCAGTGGCAAGTTTGACCATCTTGTCGACCAGAAACCACTGTCCAAGGAGCTCACGCTGGGCAACCTGCTGCGGCTACGGCTGGCCAGGCTCTCGAGCACCCCCAAGAAGGCTGAGCCGGGCTGCGCAGAGGGCCGGGCAGAGGCCAGGCATGGGGACTCCGGCTCCTCCACCATCAGTGAGGAAGACTACCTCGGCAGCCGCAGGGACAGACCAGAGAGTGGGAAGGCGACCGATGCTGCCACGCAGACGGAGCCAGGAGAGGAGACTCTGGCTGTGAGTGTGAATGATGCAGGGACACAAACCGGCACTGCCACTGCATGTGCTGGCACCCAGACCACAGTCACCACCAGGGTGGTGAGCTCCCAAACCGAGGTCCAGTCCACGTCGGCCACCACCCAGACCGACACGGATGAGAACCTTCTCTTCTCTCAGGGAACCCAGTCGAAAGAAGGGTCACCAGTATCAAGGATGTCTGTGTCAAGATCTTCCAGTTTGCGGTCttcctcctctctgtcctcccaAGGCTCTGTGGCCAGCTCCATTAGCTCCCAGACTTCTCTCCGAGCCACCGACCTCATCACACCCGGGCACCCTACGTTTTGGAGCACCCCCCGCTTGGATCTGTGCTTTAGAGACTCATTCAGAAACTTGAACAAAGAGCGGCAGTTTCACTTGGCTGGAATCAGGTCCCGGCTCAACCACATGCTGGCTATGCTCTCAAGGAGAACATTCCTTACTGAAAACTACCTCGGCTTTGGTTCTGGGAGTTTCACCAGATCATCAGCTCATTTGCTGGCGGTCAGAGATATCACACTTTATCCCTCCTACCAGTGACTGCTCTGCGCATGCACAGCCTCCGGCTTGGAGTAGACGACGTCAGAGCATCCTGCTTTACACGATGTCTCCTGTCCCTAATTGCCTTTCTTTCACTCTGTCTTTGAATTCTAGAAACTGCTCATTACTGTATgtgctttagttttattttatttttaatcatgtaTAAACCAGGTATTGGTTTTATATTTAAACACTATGGGTACAGGTTTTTTGCactattttattattgatttccTTTCAAGAGAATGTTTCGGGGTTCTCAGACAATTCAGGTAAGAGAGAAAATATGTTTTGCATTTTTCTAGATATGTGTACTCTTCTGTTTTAGAGGTTTGAATCACTTGTTTTTATGATCAAATCCTAATTAGAAAAAACTTAAAACTGTTTCTTAAGTGTCTGTCTCTCCTTTAGAATATCTGTTCTTAGCATTAAATAGTTGTAAACAACGCTTGTTTGGTGATGGCTCCTGGTTTTTTTGTCTGTTCACTTTTCTCTCTTGCACTTTTCTGTTTAACTCTAGGAGTGTGCCACAAGTAAATGCACCTAATACATAGTTatgcagggttttttgtttttagcagtGTTAGGGTGGAGAAGTAGATGATCCaaattataaaagagaaaatatccaCTTAAAAGTTAGAACACATAGGGTGATACCTTCCTTAGTGACAGGAGTATGGATGTCACTAGCTCCGTAGTTTGGATGAGGAAACCTACCAGACCTCACGGTTCTTTTCGTGTGCTCCAGCTTGTCTTTTTCAAAGAAGCAGCTTGAGCTATTCAGACGAGGACCTGAGTTCTGTGCTCTGCCATAGAAAGCCTCAGCGTGCATTCCTGGATTTATCCCTGGTAGTAACTCTAGTGGCCCCACGGGCGTAATTTCATCAGATGGGTGTATTGACAGTGATTTAGCAATCTAATATCCTGGAGCAGGGGCCAAAGAGGACACTGACAATTATTCCAGATTCCTAGTCCAGTGGCAGGCAATGCAACTGGTTTCTACACCCTGCTAAGCAGGATTGGTATGCCTGTGGAATCCTGTTTTTGTCCAGTCTCCTTTCTGTGGACAGACAAAAGGAAGAGAGTTAGGTGATGGTTTCCTCCTTCTCCTGAACCGACAAGAGCAAAAAAGATCTAAaataggggaggggggagggtgttGTCTGCCACATGCGCAGATTCTGATGTGCCTAGATCCTGAGCACGCCTGCAGGTTTCCATGTGTGCACTGGGATTCCCTTATGGTCACCAGATTACTGGCTGGTTTAGTGtcatattctgggctgggaagcaGAACGGACAGCTGGTTTCATGTCTGGCTGTAAACAACTGTGGCCCAAGCCTCACATAAACATACTGTTCTTTGAATCCACTTAGACTTAGataattccctttgtgctgtctTTGACCCTCATAACAATGCAGTGGTTGGACAGCTGTTATTCCCAATTTTCAAGTGAAGGAACTGAAGCTCAGATTAAGTAGCATATTCAAGGCCATGTGATTGAAAAATGGCAAGACAAGCATTTAAAGACAGGTTTTCAGATTCTCAGATTCTCAGTTCAGTACAGTTTGATGTGACTGCTTCTTGACAGGAAGTATGGAGGCATTAGAGGATGTGCCCTGAGAAATGGCAGTTAATGCAATGGTGAGTTGAAAACTTAATTAAAACTTGAGCTCATTAACAAATGTAGGTAGGTTTGAAATTTCAACTCAATGTGTTCTACGCAACTATTAATAGGCATTCATTAAAAAAGGCTCTGCCGTTTAGTTTGGAAAATGATGCatcaaataaatttaaacagGATTCTTTACTGCAGGACTACTCAGACTTTTGAATGAGGTTATTATCACTGTGACTTTCTCAGAGGAGGGCAGGTACATGGCCTCCCACAAACTTACCTGATTACAGCGTCCTTTTTGTGGAACAGGATGCAAAACCATTGTTCTCTGAAAGTGTTGCCAGAGATTAGAAGTAAGAACAAGAGGTATATGGAATCCTAAGAAAATGGCCTGGTCTCTTAGAGTAAGCAAAGCTTTTCTGGCGTTTGAGTGtggaaaaaatattattataGGATGGATTTTCTCAAGGTCAGATCTGAGGGCCACCTGCTTCAGAGTCAGCTGGGGTCCTTGTTTAAAATGCTGACTTACTGGCCCCAACTTCCAGCGGAGGGGAGGCTGAGTATGGCAGACTGTTTggttcaaaaatatttgttgccCCTCCCTGGGAGAGAATTATATCTCCTTATCTGTCTAATGTCAGATttgaatgtaaatatttcaattatatatctctaaaagattaaaaaaaaacctacaatgcTTTGATCACACCTAAACAACTTTGATAAAAATTTCTCAATATCATCAAATAGTGTTCAGACTCAGCCATCTCATGATTTTCTCCCTGACTTATTTGAATTAAAGATCCATACAATTTCAAGGTCAATCCAATCAGATTGCAGGGTCGACATTCTCTTGAAAAGCTGAAGGAGCCACCCCACCTCTGCAGGCAGTTGGGTTGGGGAGTATCTATCTTTTACTTAACGGCACTTAAAGCAACTGACAAGAAAACCTAGGGTACAAGATGGTGCACGTGGACATTTACATGAAAGAAACCCGAGGTGGGGATACAAAAAGGGGTCAGGAAGGAGGCTCTCAGTACATGTCACCGTGACCAACACACTTCCTACGGGCAGGCACACTTTAAGCTTCTCAGTAGCTGAGGCAGAAAGAAACCTGGTCAGATCTACCATCCACAATGTCCATTAAAGTAAATCCAGGAACAGGAAGAGCAATTCTTGGTACTAAGATCAGGTAAGAAtttctcacagggatcctcttaTAAAAATGGTACTGTGAAGTGTTCTGAGAATACCATCATGATAATAAACACCTTGACAGATGTTCCGGGATGTGCCCAAACTCCGGGCTCCACAAGGGCAGATGTTTAAAGGTATAAATGAGTTGAATGTATTCAGACGTATTTCATGAGCATGGAGTATGTACCTTAGGTTGAGTATGTTCATGTAAGCATTGTTATTCTAGGTTCACTGGTACCGGACACCTAGAAATATACCCTAGTTTGCCTGGCAGAGGTCCAGTTTATGCCTGTGAATTCCACCCTTCGTTCTCTGCGGTGTCCCAGTTTCAACAATAAAGCATACAGTCATCCTATCCAGAAAGCACCTGACAGATCTGAGGAGGCCCTCCCCCGGTTCATCCAGTTCCACAGATGCACAGTGTCCCTCAGGCTGACATGACAGACTCCCCTAGTAGCTAGctgagtctctttcctagtgGTTCTCTCTCCACCTCTGTACCCAAATCCTTGGAGCTAAGTGAACACTTGCTTATGCTAATACCTGGGTGAACCCGATCATTTGCATATGAATGAACAAACTGGACAGGTTTACATGTGTTACAAGTTGCAGAGGGCTGCACCTTAGACCCAGTGGAAAATCCCAGTGGAGTACAATTCAGGAAAGGCAATTCTGCAAAGAACTACCA from Vicugna pacos chromosome 19, VicPac4, whole genome shotgun sequence encodes the following:
- the FAM83D gene encoding protein FAM83D; this encodes MALRSDVLDELPAACLSPCGPPNPAELYSEERRLALEELVVGGPNAFAAFLRRERLGRFLNPDEVRAILRSAERPGEEGAAAAGAEDSFGSSHDCSSGTYFPEQSDLEPPLLELGWPAFYQGAYRGATRVEAHFQPRGVGAGGPYGCKDALRQQLRSAREVIAVVMDVFTDIDIFRDLQEICRKQGVAVYILLDQSLLSQFLDMCMDLKVHPEQEKLMTVRTITGNIYYARSGTKIVGKVHEKFTLIDGIRVATGSYSFTWTDGKLNSSNLVILSGQVVEHFDLEFRILYAQSKPISSKLLSNFRSSGKFDHLVDQKPLSKELTLGNLLRLRLARLSSTPKKAEPGCAEGRAEARHGDSGSSTISEEDYLGSRRDRPESGKATDAATQTEPGEETLAVSVNDAGTQTGTATACAGTQTTVTTRVVSSQTEVQSTSATTQTDTDENLLFSQGTQSKEGSPVSRMSVSRSSSLRSSSSLSSQGSVASSISSQTSLRATDLITPGHPTFWSTPRLDLCFRDSFRNLNKERQFHLAGIRSRLNHMLAMLSRRTFLTENYLGFGSGSFTRSSAHLLAVRDITLYPSYQ